A segment of the Acidobacteriota bacterium genome:
AGGTCGCGCCGGGCGCCATCGTGAAGACGCTCGCGACGGGCGGGTACGTGTGCGCGTCGGAGCCGCCGATGAGCGCGAGAGAGCCGCGCTTCTCCTTGGCGGCCGTCAGGAGGTCCTCGACGAGCGCGTTGTGCTGGTAGGCCATCGAGCCGTTCTTGACCTCGAAGACGTCGAAGAGCTCGAGCATTTTCGTGAAGAAATCCTCGGGGGCCTGACGCATGCGGTAGGACTGGAAGAGGTGATTCGCCGAGTAGAGGAGGCTCTCCGAGCGGAGGTACTCGACGAGGTCGAAGATGTTCCGGCGCTTCACGTTGATGACCTTCCACTGCGCGAGGGTGAGGTCGAAGACGTTGACGTGGATGCGGTGGCCGGTCTTCGGGAAGAACGTCTCGATCTCGGCCGAGACGAAGAAGTCCGTGTAGTCCGGGTGGCGGTCCCGGAACTTCAGGCAGCCGTCCACGGTGTCGTGGTCCGTGAACGTGACGAAGTCCATCCCGCGCGCTTTCGCGAGTCGGTAGGTCTCGTCGGGGTCGTTGTAGGAGTCGCGCGTGTTGCCCGCGCGGAAGTACTTGAAGATCGAGGCGTTCGTGTGCAGGTGGAGGTCCGCCCGGGAGAGGGGGAGCGCGGGGGAGCCCGGATCCGGGGCGGTGGAATCGACCATGGGGCAACGAGTGTCCGCGCACGTCCGGGGCGAGTCAAGGAGCCAGGCTCCTGCTAGAGTGCCGCCATGGGAGGGGTCTTCGGAAGAGTGCTGTACGCGCTTGTGCTGGCTGGCGTCCTCGCGACCGCGACCTGGGTCTCGTTCACGCGTTTCGTCGCGGGCAAATCCCTCAAGACCCCGAGCTTCGTGAGCCTCACGCCCGACGAGGCGGCCGCCCGTGCCGCCGAGCTCGGACTCTCCGTGCAGGTGGACGCGGCGCAGGAGGCGTTCGACGACGCCGTGCCCGCGCACCGCGTCCGCGCGCAGCTCCCGGCGGCCGAGACGGCCGTCAAGAGCGGCCAGACGATCCGCCTCTTCCTCTCCCTCGGGCCGCGCGCCGTGCGCATGCCCGACCTCACGGGGCTGCCGGCGCGCGCCGCGACGCTCGCGCTGTCGAAGGCCGGCCTCAAGGAGGCTGCCGTCGCCTCGGCGCGCCTGCCCGGCCCGGCGGGCGTCGTCGCGCAGGGCGTGTCCGCCGGCGCGATCGCGGGCCCGGACACTCCGGTCGACGTTCTCGTGAACCGCGGGGCTTCCGACGTCGCGTGGG
Coding sequences within it:
- a CDS encoding PASTA domain-containing protein, giving the protein MGGVFGRVLYALVLAGVLATATWVSFTRFVAGKSLKTPSFVSLTPDEAAARAAELGLSVQVDAAQEAFDDAVPAHRVRAQLPAAETAVKSGQTIRLFLSLGPRAVRMPDLTGLPARAATLALSKAGLKEAAVASARLPGPAGVVAQGVSAGAIAGPDTPVDVLVNRGASDVAWVMPDLIGRDFERVRTAFEERGFRIGGVRSQAYEGAATGTILRQFPLSGAPVTRRDALSFVIASPEAAP